The Xanthocytophaga agilis genome has a window encoding:
- a CDS encoding RHS repeat-associated core domain-containing protein, whose translation MRKVGERTVVTQVTYQYDAAVNRTVKATETRDNTGKITEAKTTYYVRDNQGNVLSVYEAVSTTSTTVSNPLQKEIYLYGSRRLGLLKPLTSSTASNTIFTRKLGLKDYELTDHLGDVRAVIGDYRSGNTLQVALKSYANYYAFGLEMSGMTYNDYRYGYNGKEKDKDFQNNYDYGFRIYNAAVGKFLSVDPLTAKFPWYTPYEFAGNSPIGLIDLEGLQTPTQANTQSMTRTDPMLLRQMAMDAAKESALSGGTSVPRPPPVSTGPQYMQDQWGNRVLLPTYYVYRIPIDIKSPKATKKEYEDAEQIYDANNPPGYHAYAKYDKDYEDTKEWEKYKDKKFIPQQPTKVFEAPEEDPNYDYLYRAMSIEEYNNIYTTRQF comes from the coding sequence GTGCGTAAAGTAGGAGAAAGGACTGTGGTTACACAGGTCACCTATCAGTATGACGCAGCTGTTAACCGAACAGTAAAAGCCACTGAAACCAGAGACAATACGGGCAAGATAACCGAAGCAAAAACAACCTATTATGTACGGGATAACCAGGGTAATGTACTCTCCGTTTATGAAGCTGTAAGTACTACCAGCACTACAGTTTCTAATCCATTACAGAAAGAGATTTATTTATATGGTTCCAGACGTTTGGGATTATTAAAACCATTAACTAGCAGCACTGCTAGCAATACTATCTTTACTCGGAAGCTTGGTCTGAAAGACTATGAATTGACTGACCACTTAGGTGACGTACGAGCTGTGATAGGCGATTATCGCAGTGGAAATACTTTACAGGTAGCCTTGAAAAGCTATGCTAACTACTATGCTTTTGGGTTGGAGATGTCAGGTATGACTTATAATGACTATCGTTATGGCTATAACGGCAAGGAGAAGGATAAAGATTTCCAGAATAACTATGATTATGGATTTAGAATTTATAATGCGGCTGTTGGGAAGTTCTTGAGTGTTGATCCATTGACTGCAAAATTCCCTTGGTACACTCCTTATGAGTTTGCAGGAAATAGCCCTATTGGCCTTATTGATTTGGAAGGATTGCAAACTCCAACCCAAGCCAATACTCAAAGTATGACTAGAACAGATCCTATGCTATTAAGACAGATGGCAATGGATGCAGCTAAGGAATCTGCTTTGAGTGGAGGAACAAGTGTTCCTCGTCCACCACCTGTATCAACAGGACCTCAGTATATGCAAGATCAATGGGGTAATAGAGTTTTACTTCCTACTTATTATGTTTATCGTATTCCTATTGATATAAAATCTCCAAAGGCAACCAAAAAGGAATATGAAGATGCAGAGCAAATCTATGATGCAAACAATCCTCCGGGCTATCATGCTTATGCAAAATATGATAAAGATTATGAAGATACTAAAGAATGGGAAAAGTATAAAGATAAAAAGTTTATACCACAACAACCTACTAAAGTATTTGAAGCACCAGAAGAAGATCCTAATTATGATTATCTTTACCGAGCAATGAGTATAGAAGAATATAATAATATATATACTACTAGACAATTTTAA